ATCCTGCAAGCTTGCAAAACCTAACGGCCTGGGCGCCCAGCTGCCGCGCCCGGCACCGTACTACAGTCCAGCCAAAGTCGCCCGTGGCACGGTCAGCCGCAGCGTCGGATCATACGGCGCCGTCTTCGACAGCGCCGACGGTAGTCTTCACTCACTCTGGAAGATCGTTAACAGCCCGTCCGTCAATTTAAATCTGATGTCCTGCTCAGCTCAGGCTGAACGGCGGGTATTGATCTGTGACGAGCAGGAAGGCGTACGCCCCGACGCGCAGGCCCCACCTGCCTACTCCCACGACGAAGTCGAACAGCCCTCTTGGGTATCGGCCGGTGAAGAGTATCGCGAACCAAGTGAAGACCACGGCGAAGACAGCTAGCGGCACCAGAATTAGCAGGACAAGATAGTGAGGGATCGCCAGGAACCACTTGACGAGTGGCAGCCACCGATTCAGGTCGCGTTTCACGTCCGGGTAGTCGATCTCCAGATGGACCGCCTGCTCTTCGACAGTCGAAGGGTACTGGTCGGTGAGCAGCGCCAGATAGGCGACAATCCGGCTCTCGAAGCGGGCCAACTCCACAGCGAAATCGAACCACCACCGCGGATACCGTGTCCGGAATACGATCATCAGCGCCGTGGCGAAAGCCAGGCCGATCCCGATACCGCCAC
This DNA window, taken from Candidatus Neomarinimicrobiota bacterium, encodes the following:
- a CDS encoding DUF4389 domain-containing protein, whose amino-acid sequence is MVIESAGYAARLEVDYPEQLGRLTTFFRLIWIIPIAVIAGLLLSSGSQTIVNEAGKVVRGGGGIGIGLAFATALMIVFRTRYPRWWFDFAVELARFESRIVAYLALLTDQYPSTVEEQAVHLEIDYPDVKRDLNRWLPLVKWFLAIPHYLVLLILVPLAVFAVVFTWFAILFTGRYPRGLFDFVVGVGRWGLRVGAYAFLLVTDQYPPFSLS